The Saccopteryx leptura isolate mSacLep1 chromosome 2, mSacLep1_pri_phased_curated, whole genome shotgun sequence genome has a window encoding:
- the PIK3IP1 gene encoding phosphoinositide-3-kinase-interacting protein 1 gives MKAVRMLLAWVQTFLVSNMLLAEAYESGGCFWDNGHLYRADQPFPAPGLHCLNWLDAQSRLASAPESGAGNHSYCRNPDQDPRGPWCYVSGQAGAPEKRPCEELRCPESISQDLPTSTTESEEASEVPSGDEVQVFAPANALPSGSEAAAVQPVIGISQRVRVNSKEKKDLGTLGYVLGITMIVIIIAIGAGIIFGYTYKRGKDLKEQHDQKMCEREMQRITLPLSAFSNPSCEIVDEKTVVVHTNQTPVDLQEGSAPLIGQAGTPGA, from the exons ATGAAAGCGGTGAGGATGCTGTTGGCTTGGGTGCAAACATTCCTCGTCAGCAACATGCTACTAGCAGAAGCCTATGAATCTGGAG GCTGCTTCTGGGACAACGGCCACTTGTACCGGGCGGACCAGCCCTTCCCCGCTCCGGGCCTCCACTGCCTCAACTGGTTAGATGCGCAGAGTcgcctggcctctgcccccgaGTCGG gcGCCGGCAACCACAGCTACTGCCGGAACCCGGACCAGGACCCGCGCGGGCCCTGGTGCTACGTCAGCGGCCAGGCTGGCGCCCCCGAGAAGCGGCCTTGTGAGGAACTGCGATGCCCAG AGTCTATTTCCCAGGACCTGCCAACTTCCACCACAGAAAGTGAGGAGGCATCTGAAGTGCCAAGTGGAGATGAGGTGCAGGTGTTCGCTCCTGCCAATGCCCTGCCCTCTGGGAGCGAGGCAGCAGCTGTGCAGCCAGTGATTGGAATCAGCCAGCGGGTTCGAGTGAACTCCAAGGAGAAAAAGGACCTAGGAACCTTGG GCTATGTTCTGGGCATTACCATGATTGTGATCATCATTGCCATCGGAGCTGGCATCATCTTTGGATACACCTACAAGAG GGGAAAGGATCTGAAAGAGCAGCACGACCAGAAAATGTGTGAGAGGGAGATGCAGCGAATTACCCTGCCCTTGTCTGCCTTCAGCAACCCCTCCTGTGAGATCGTGGATGAGAAGACTGTTGTGGTCCACACCAATCAGACTCCAGTTGACCTTCAGGAGGGCAGTGCCCCCCTTATAGGCCAGGCGGGCACTCCTGGGGCCTGA